In Deltaproteobacteria bacterium, the sequence CATTCCCTTGAAGGCCAGCCCTGGGTCCAGTGTGTCCTCTATGTCCACTGTAATGGGGCTATTTGTGTTATTGTTCTGAAATGTGACTTTGGCAGTCAGCTCACACGGTGAGGCTGAGGAGCAGACAGTAGCTGATGGAAGAGTAATATAGGTGCCAGTGTTCCCATCATATGTGAATGTCTTGCCGAGACATTCGAAGTCAAATTCCTCTGGCACTTCAATCTGATCGATGTCGAGATCGAGTCCACCAGGACCGCTCCACTTCATTCTGATCTTGTTCACATTTGCCCAGTCGACGCCCCCGCCTGCCTGTGCCGTGAAGTCAGTGGCCAGGTCAAGTGTTTCAACCTGACTGCTTGTTATTCCTCCAGGCAATTTCAAAGTGGCCTTTGACCACTGCGAAGCACTGGTGTATACTTCAAGATCGATGTCCACGGGCAGGTCATCGAATACAATGGTAATTTCAAACTGAGTCGCTGCTGAAAGGTTCGCCCCAAGTGAAAAATCGTTCGGATCTGCCGTCCCAGACCATACAACCTTAGCTGTACTGGTCGTATCGTTCGAATCGTTGCTATGGCTCAGGATGCCAGGCGTGGTATTGCCGACTCCGATGATGGCATTTCCACCGCCACCGGTCTTTTCAATTTCCATGTAGCGCGTTCCGCCTATGATGCCGGCCCCGGTTACTGTGCTGCTACCAGAGTTAGTCAGGACAGCCTGGCTGGTTTCAAAGGTATCCACCCCAATGTCTGCCCATGCAGTCTGGCCCACAGCAAACGTCAACATGACCGATAGGACCACTAAACACCAAAGAACTCTTCCCTTTTTCATCATTCAGCCCCCCTCTCTGCGTCCCTCTTCAAGGAGCAGATAAAGTGTAGAAATTTAAAAGTGCTATATCGCAAATAACCTTACATTTCTGTGCAGCTGTGCAGCTGCGCACAGATATTGTCAGGTGAATACCGTTTAACACCCCCCTTTCATTGCACAATTTATCAAACTCTCCCTTTGTCAAGGCAGGTTAATTGCGTGGCGAGCAGTCATAATAAGATAGAAACAAGTCCAAACCTTCCCTCCGCAAAGATCATGCCATATCGCCAAAAGGTACTTTTTATTAATATTATTACAATGTTAGTATGTAAACCTGGTTAACCTGCAACTGCTATATGAGCAAAACAAGTAATCTTTTGGGAAAAAAAATACCAACTTTGGTGACATAACTCGCCTCAAAATTGCTCAGTTTATAGGCCTACAGTGAGCACTCCAGCGAGTAGTTGCAGGCTCGAACGCTGGCGCATCTACTGGAGAGGTGCCTGATAGCCCGATCCCGCAGGGCCGATTTCCACGGTATTGCTGGTGCGAGAGGGGAGACTCGAACTCCCAAGGGTTTCCCCGCTGGATCCTAAGTCCAGTGCGTCTGCCAATTCCGCCACTCTCGCACAGAGTTCGAAGAAGATCAGGAAAATACCTTACACCAGCAACTATAGAGGACTGCTCTTCAATAAGTCAAGGCCTTGCTGGGTTGACTGCCAGGCACACAGAGCAACACGTGACGACAGGCTGCCAGGCAAATTAGCACCACATAACACCCGTAGCCAGGGCCTGTTTGCTGCTTTACAATAGCCAGCCTCTTGTGCTAGCTTGCAACTAGTAGAAATTACTCTTTATTGCAGTCATTTCTACGTTTCGGCGGTTTCTTGAATATGCGAGTTTCTGGAAATAGAAATCAGCAATACTGTGCTTTTCGGCCCCACTATTTAAGTAGAGCTAATCTGGGCTATCAGATTACCATTAGAGACGCACGTCTAACAAGTCATTCACAGATGGCCTTACCGAGGAGAATGCTATGCGCAAACTGAAGGCAGTGCAAAATTGCTGGTCTTTGTTGCTGTTCTGATGTTGCATCCTGTGCCTGCCTCATCGGCAGAGGCAGCTGCAGGGGCCACTCCAATGGCGCTGAACGTTGGGGTGAGCCGCGCAGCAGGTGGAAGTTTGCCGAGGATTCCTCTTTACTTCATCGAGAATCGTGGTCAATTAGATCCTCAGATAGCTTATTACATTCAGGGGCAGCACCTGAGCGTTTATTTTACCAGTCACGGAGTTGTATTCGTTTTGAGCAGTTTCATGGGCACGTCGCCTGCTCCGGACAAACTTATTCATATGGCATCTTACACTCCACGGCCGAATTCATTGGCACTAGGGTCGAACCACAGGCTACATCGCTGGGTGGTCAAGCTCGACTTTGTGGGAGCCAACGCCGAGGTTAGACCTCTAGGTCGGAGTCTCAGGCTAACCAAGATCAATTATTTTAAAGGCAAGCCTGCTCAATGGCAAGTTGGGATCAATACCTATGGGAGTCTGGTTTATCCTGATCTCTGGCCAGGGATTGATCTGATATACACTGGAGGAGTGAACCGACTCAAATACCGCTTTGTGGTCAAATCTGGGGCAGATCCCAGTCAGATTCGTCTGGCGTACAGCGGTGCCCAGCTGACACTTTCTGATGAGGGACATTTGCTTGTTGCCACAGGCATCGGCAGTCTTGCTGACGATGTGCCTTTTGCCTATCAAGAGCAGGGAAACAGACGTCACAAGGTAGATTGTTCCTATGAACTCGAGCAGGGGCGGACAAATGGCCCCCTCGTATATGGCTTTCATCTTGGTAACTATGACCGCAGCAGAACCCTTGTTCTGGATCCCGCTCTTGTAGCCTATTGTGGATATATAGGCGGCAGTGCTGGTGAAGAAGGTAGGGATATTGCGGTGGATGCCAAAGGCAATGCCTACATTACTGGGTGGACTGTGTCTGATCAAACTAGTTTGCCAGTCAAGACAGGCCCTGATACAACCCAGAATGGAGACATCGACGCCCTTGTCGCCAAGGTCAAAGCAGACGGTACCGATCTGCTGTATTGCGGCTACATCGGTGGCGACTCCTGGGACTATGGGGAAGGTATAGAGGTGGACAGCGATGGCAATGCTTATGTTGTCGGCTACACCGGTTCAAAGGAAAGCACTTTTCCCGTTCTGGGAGGACCAGATACTACACACAATGGCGGTGTTGGAAGCAACGATGCCTTTGTGGCCAAGGTGAAAGCGGACGGTAGCGGACTGGTATATTGCGGCTACATTGGGGGCAGCGAAGACGATCTGGCCTATGACGTGGCGGTAGATTCTGCAGGGAATGCATATATTGCAGGATATACCTGGTCCAATGAGATATCTGATAATTTCCCGCTGAGCGTGGGCCCTGACACGACTTATAACGGCAAAGGCGACGCCTTTGTGGCCAAGGTGAAAGCGGACGGCACTGGTCTGGCGTATTGCGGCTACATTGGGGGGGAAGACGGTGAGGAAGCTTACGGCATTGCAGTAGATGGAAACGGTAATGCCTACCTCACGGGTTATACGAGTTCAACTCAAAGCAGTTTTCCAGTAAAGACGGGCCCTGATACTACCCACAATGGATACACCGACGCCTTTGTGGCCAAGGTGAAAGCTGACGGCACTGGTCTGGCGTATTGCGGCTATATTGGAGGAGAGGCCTCTGAGTTCGGCTATGGCATTGCGGTAGATGGAAACGGCAATGCCTATATAACCGGCAGGACGGATTCCGGTGCAGACATAGAAAATTTTCCAGCCGTGGTGGGTCCTGATACAACCTTCAATTTCCTTACAGATGCTTTTGTGGCCAAAGTCAAGGCTGACGGCTCAGGCTTCGAGTACTGTGGCTACATCGGCGGCTGGGACCAGGATTGCGGGACGGACATTGCCATCGATGAAAAAGGATGTGCCTATGTTGCTGGTTATACCTCTTCGGATGTGGTTTCTGAACACTTCCCTGTCAAGGTAGGGCCGGATGGGAGCTATAACGGCGGCGACCATGATGCTTTTGTCGCCAAAGTGAAGGCAGACGGCACGGGTCTCGAGTATTGTGGCTACATCGGTGGCCACGCTGATGAGAGGGCCACCGGAATTGCTGTGGACCAAAGGGGTAATGCTTATCTCACTGGATGGACTTACTCTGGGGAGTCCACATTCCCTGTGCAGACGGGCCCCAGTACGGTCTATAACGGATCGGCAAAGGATGCATTTGTGGTGAAGATATGCCAGCATTCCTCAGCAACTGCCCTGCCAGCGATAGAATTATTGTTGGATGATAAATAGAGGTTTTTGCTTTGAAGGTTTCTTGAACTCTAGAGCAGACAAGGAGAAAGCGACCATGGGGATCGTCAAGCACCTGACCGTGTTTTTGTCGTTGCTGGCCATGC encodes:
- a CDS encoding SBBP repeat-containing protein, whose amino-acid sequence is MALNVGVSRAAGGSLPRIPLYFIENRGQLDPQIAYYIQGQHLSVYFTSHGVVFVLSSFMGTSPAPDKLIHMASYTPRPNSLALGSNHRLHRWVVKLDFVGANAEVRPLGRSLRLTKINYFKGKPAQWQVGINTYGSLVYPDLWPGIDLIYTGGVNRLKYRFVVKSGADPSQIRLAYSGAQLTLSDEGHLLVATGIGSLADDVPFAYQEQGNRRHKVDCSYELEQGRTNGPLVYGFHLGNYDRSRTLVLDPALVAYCGYIGGSAGEEGRDIAVDAKGNAYITGWTVSDQTSLPVKTGPDTTQNGDIDALVAKVKADGTDLLYCGYIGGDSWDYGEGIEVDSDGNAYVVGYTGSKESTFPVLGGPDTTHNGGVGSNDAFVAKVKADGSGLVYCGYIGGSEDDLAYDVAVDSAGNAYIAGYTWSNEISDNFPLSVGPDTTYNGKGDAFVAKVKADGTGLAYCGYIGGEDGEEAYGIAVDGNGNAYLTGYTSSTQSSFPVKTGPDTTHNGYTDAFVAKVKADGTGLAYCGYIGGEASEFGYGIAVDGNGNAYITGRTDSGADIENFPAVVGPDTTFNFLTDAFVAKVKADGSGFEYCGYIGGWDQDCGTDIAIDEKGCAYVAGYTSSDVVSEHFPVKVGPDGSYNGGDHDAFVAKVKADGTGLEYCGYIGGHADERATGIAVDQRGNAYLTGWTYSGESTFPVQTGPSTVYNGSAKDAFVVKICQHSSATALPAIELLLDDK